One window of Nostoc sp. C052 genomic DNA carries:
- a CDS encoding helix-turn-helix transcriptional regulator, whose amino-acid sequence MSNKGEKKTRIYIYIEDVVSVAWNKDRGTVLKRLRGKKSRQKLADEIAARGGECSHQNLKKLEYGESESVSLKVLEAICTALEISVSNFLSTVEVTN is encoded by the coding sequence ATGTCCAACAAAGGTGAAAAAAAAACCAGAATTTATATTTACATTGAGGACGTTGTATCTGTAGCCTGGAATAAAGATAGAGGAACAGTTTTAAAGCGACTACGTGGAAAAAAATCACGTCAGAAGCTGGCTGATGAAATTGCTGCCAGAGGCGGTGAGTGTTCGCATCAAAATTTAAAAAAACTAGAGTACGGTGAGTCTGAAAGCGTCTCTTTAAAAGTATTAGAGGCTATTTGTACAGCATTAGAAATATCAGTAAGCAATTTTTTAAGCACAGTCGAAGTGACAAATTAA
- a CDS encoding CRISPR-associated protein — translation MSQKKDENNIPNYYLYGTVLTRYGLASLNHDIRRGNKTILQKGYWNNGKIHSFVGSSAIRWALRFYLQKQGYLVNRVWDEDEHINRLTSEDFDPEQFYDDDIFGFALLESAETEEEISTTKRKKKQTKTSTPNQRMGALGMNMAVSLTPYDGAVKLGAKSGREKDSTSLHFTEYHATRYQYYFGIDATHLKDCSRILPLIDGIMNLPKVGGSSNIFNYPFCPDSLVFQWTNHFASYISYCFEYCDPKSKEAKLSQEFIDEVECGQIDPSKLWIGGTIVKELQQLDNFDNSPFNRAHIYRNRNELIAALKTVIKRDLGLEESK, via the coding sequence ATGAGTCAGAAGAAGGATGAGAATAATATCCCCAATTATTATCTTTACGGAACAGTCCTCACTCGTTATGGTTTAGCGTCCTTAAATCATGACATTAGACGAGGAAATAAGACTATTCTGCAAAAAGGCTATTGGAATAATGGTAAAATTCATTCTTTTGTAGGTTCAAGTGCAATTCGTTGGGCATTACGTTTTTATCTTCAAAAGCAAGGTTATTTAGTTAATCGAGTCTGGGATGAGGACGAACATATTAATCGCTTAACAAGTGAAGATTTCGATCCAGAACAATTTTATGATGATGATATTTTTGGGTTTGCTTTATTAGAGTCTGCTGAAACAGAGGAGGAGATTTCAACAACAAAGAGAAAAAAGAAACAAACAAAAACCAGCACTCCTAATCAGCGAATGGGTGCTTTAGGGATGAACATGGCTGTTTCGCTAACGCCTTATGATGGTGCAGTTAAGTTAGGGGCAAAAAGTGGCAGAGAAAAGGATAGTACATCTCTCCATTTTACAGAATATCATGCAACTCGATATCAATATTATTTTGGAATTGATGCCACTCATCTTAAAGATTGTTCCCGGATTTTACCTTTGATAGATGGGATTATGAATCTGCCCAAGGTAGGAGGGAGTAGTAATATTTTTAATTATCCTTTCTGTCCCGATAGTTTGGTATTTCAATGGACAAATCATTTTGCTTCATATATTTCCTATTGCTTTGAATATTGCGATCCTAAGAGTAAAGAAGCAAAACTTTCACAAGAGTTTATAGATGAAGTGGAATGCGGACAGATTGACCCTAGTAAGTTGTGGATTGGGGGAACAATTGTTAAGGAGTTACAGCAATTAGATAATTTTGATAATTCCCCTTTTAACAGGGCGCATATTTATCGTAATCGAAATGAACTGATTGCAGCTTTGAAAACAGTCATTAAAAGAGATTTGGGCTTAGAAGAATCAAAATGA
- a CDS encoding type I restriction-modification system subunit M, which yields MTNGLNGQKKKLETQLWNIADSLRGKMDADEFRDYCLGFIFYKYLSERQHLYANEVLAEDGIDFLKIDESSEEGQEYLEAIKEESIATLGYFLKPSELFSSLAERALGAKKAHEENLGDEDFESSNFILDDLAQVLNSIERSTMGKESEEDFDHLFEDLDLNSTKLGRTPKAKNALIAKILVHLDKIDFRLGDTENDVLGDAYEYLIGQFASGAGKKAGEFYTPQQVSKVLAKIVTTGKERLKSVYDPTCGSGSLLLRVARQVESVGDFYGQEMNRTTYNLARMNMILHGVHYRNFDLRQEDTLENPQHEGMRFEAVVANPPFSAKWSANKIFESDDRFSQYGALAPASKADFAFVQHMLHHLDENGIMAVVLPHGVLFRGGTEGRIRKYLIKERNWLDAVIGLPANIFYGTIIPTCILVFKKCRENPGDILFIDASAYFEKATNQNLLRDQDVDKIISTYRQRLKEEKYSYRAPLAEIKENNFNLNIPRYVDTFEEEEAIDLDAVVRELRKVDQDMQETDHLIRSFCNELGIEAPL from the coding sequence ATGACGAACGGACTGAACGGACAAAAGAAAAAATTAGAAACTCAGCTTTGGAATATTGCCGACTCGCTTCGGGGCAAGATGGATGCTGATGAGTTTCGGGATTATTGCTTAGGGTTTATTTTCTATAAGTACCTCTCTGAGCGTCAGCATCTTTATGCCAATGAAGTGTTAGCGGAGGATGGCATTGACTTTCTGAAGATTGATGAATCCTCGGAAGAGGGACAAGAATATTTAGAGGCAATTAAAGAAGAGTCGATCGCAACGCTCGGTTATTTTCTCAAGCCGTCGGAGTTGTTTAGTTCTTTGGCAGAGCGGGCATTAGGGGCAAAAAAAGCCCATGAAGAAAATCTGGGGGATGAGGATTTTGAGTCGTCAAATTTTATTTTGGATGATCTCGCCCAGGTGCTTAACAGTATTGAACGCTCCACAATGGGCAAGGAAAGTGAGGAAGATTTTGATCATTTATTTGAGGATCTGGATCTGAATTCGACGAAGTTGGGGCGGACTCCGAAGGCGAAGAATGCTTTAATTGCCAAGATTTTAGTGCATCTGGATAAGATTGATTTTCGGTTGGGAGACACCGAGAACGATGTTCTGGGGGATGCCTATGAGTATTTGATTGGGCAGTTTGCTAGTGGTGCGGGGAAAAAGGCAGGGGAGTTTTACACGCCGCAGCAGGTGTCTAAAGTATTGGCGAAGATTGTGACGACGGGAAAGGAGCGGCTGAAGTCAGTTTATGACCCGACTTGTGGTTCGGGTTCGTTGCTGCTGCGGGTGGCGCGGCAGGTGGAATCAGTCGGGGATTTTTACGGGCAAGAAATGAACCGCACGACTTACAACCTGGCGCGGATGAACATGATTTTGCATGGGGTGCATTATCGAAATTTTGATCTGCGCCAGGAGGATACGTTAGAGAACCCCCAGCATGAGGGAATGCGGTTTGAGGCGGTAGTGGCAAATCCGCCGTTTTCAGCCAAGTGGAGTGCCAATAAGATATTTGAGTCAGATGATCGCTTTAGTCAGTATGGTGCGTTGGCTCCAGCGTCTAAAGCTGATTTTGCGTTTGTACAGCACATGCTTCATCACCTGGATGAGAACGGCATTATGGCGGTGGTGTTGCCTCACGGGGTTTTGTTTCGAGGGGGGACAGAGGGGCGTATTCGTAAGTATCTAATCAAGGAAAGGAATTGGTTAGATGCAGTGATTGGGTTGCCTGCCAATATTTTTTATGGCACCATTATCCCCACTTGTATTCTAGTGTTTAAGAAGTGCCGGGAAAATCCTGGAGATATTTTGTTCATTGACGCTAGTGCCTATTTCGAGAAGGCAACGAATCAAAATCTTTTACGGGATCAGGATGTTGACAAAATTATTTCCACCTATCGCCAAAGGTTAAAGGAGGAAAAATATAGTTATCGCGCACCTTTAGCGGAGATTAAGGAGAATAATTTTAATCTCAATATTCCGCGCTATGTGGATACGTTTGAGGAGGAAGAAGCGATTGATTTAGATGCAGTAGTGCGTGAGCTAAGGAAAGTTGATCAGGATATGCAAGAAACCGATCACCTCATTCGTAGTTTCTGTAATGAGTTGGGGATTGAGGCACCACTATGA
- the cas5 gene encoding type I-MYXAN CRISPR-associated protein Cas5/Cmx5/DevS yields the protein MIAPLILYLDVPFATFRESHAREMGKTYPVPPPATVYGMLLSLVGETNVYRHCGVELAIAMLSSPKKSRILRQMRRFKNADFSHPENVIPCYQEILSNLKCLIWVRSDSEKIQPSLRERIQLAFDHPELVRRFGCLFLAESDQLIKTIKLVSEDYPEGVRQWAIRDNRGRLTLPYWVDHVGSRNTRFLRYRIEEMNRLSPPDLAWTMIQSPF from the coding sequence ATGATTGCACCATTAATTCTCTATTTGGATGTTCCATTTGCGACTTTTCGGGAGTCCCATGCAAGGGAAATGGGAAAAACCTATCCTGTCCCTCCTCCAGCGACAGTGTATGGGATGTTGTTGTCTTTGGTAGGGGAAACGAATGTCTATCGCCACTGTGGGGTAGAATTGGCGATCGCGATGTTATCTAGCCCCAAAAAGTCACGAATTTTACGTCAAATGAGACGGTTTAAGAATGCTGATTTTAGCCATCCAGAGAATGTTATTCCCTGTTATCAAGAAATTTTGTCTAATTTGAAGTGTTTGATTTGGGTTCGTTCTGATAGTGAGAAGATACAACCAAGTTTAAGGGAGCGGATACAGTTAGCGTTTGACCATCCTGAGCTAGTAAGACGGTTTGGTTGTTTATTTTTGGCAGAAAGCGACCAGTTGATTAAAACGATCAAACTTGTCTCGGAAGATTATCCAGAGGGAGTGAGACAGTGGGCGATTAGGGATAATCGAGGCAGGTTAACCTTACCCTATTGGGTTGACCATGTGGGGTCAAGAAATACCCGATTTTTGAGGTATCGGATTGAGGAAATGAATAGATTATCACCTCCTGATTTGGCGTGGACGATGATTCAATCTCCATTTTGA
- a CDS encoding restriction endonuclease subunit S: MTKKTKNKVPELRFPEFHGDWETDRVDHFLVRYVNPVKVEPEIIYKEIGIRSHGKGIFHKDPVTSEALGNKRVFWVHPEAFTVNIVFAWEQAVALTSSHEQGYIASHRFLMFRPRDNRADLKFVLLFFLRKRGKHLLELASPGGAGRNKTLGQESFAELEITLPKKEEQEKIASFLGAVDTRLNQLRRKRELLQTYKRGVIQKLFTHKIGLRKKKKTPEVRFPEFSGNWEPRKFSEFILKKDVTASDDIPLFSLTIENGITEKTERYERSFLVKDVEEAYKLVESNDFVYNPMNLRFGALARHGRNYSVKVSKYYDIFSLDKTINLLFIEFFLKSHNSIKYYNQMAEGSLLEKKRLHFSKFLEFIFLLPSLKEQEKIANFLTAIDHKIETLTRQIEQTEKFKKGLLQKMFV, translated from the coding sequence ATGACTAAGAAGACAAAAAATAAAGTTCCTGAACTTCGGTTTCCTGAGTTTCATGGGGATTGGGAAACAGACAGAGTTGACCATTTCTTAGTTCGCTACGTTAATCCTGTTAAAGTTGAACCTGAAATAATATATAAAGAAATTGGAATCAGGTCACATGGCAAAGGTATCTTTCATAAAGATCCTGTAACAAGTGAGGCGTTAGGAAATAAGAGAGTTTTTTGGGTTCATCCAGAAGCTTTCACTGTTAATATTGTTTTTGCATGGGAGCAAGCTGTTGCTCTAACCAGTAGCCATGAACAGGGTTATATTGCTTCTCATCGTTTTTTGATGTTCCGACCAAGAGACAATAGAGCCGATCTAAAATTTGTACTGCTTTTTTTCTTGAGAAAACGCGGCAAGCACTTGCTTGAGTTAGCATCACCAGGAGGAGCAGGTAGAAACAAAACTCTTGGACAAGAGAGCTTTGCTGAATTAGAGATAACTCTCCCCAAAAAAGAAGAACAAGAAAAGATTGCTAGTTTTTTGGGGGCAGTGGATACGCGCCTAAACCAACTCCGCCGCAAACGGGAACTCCTGCAAACCTATAAACGCGGCGTAATACAAAAACTATTCACTCACAAAATTGGCTTGAGGAAAAAGAAGAAAACGCCAGAAGTTAGATTTCCAGAGTTTTCTGGTAATTGGGAACCAAGAAAATTTAGTGAATTTATCCTCAAAAAAGATGTTACTGCTTCTGATGATATCCCCTTGTTTAGTTTGACCATTGAAAATGGCATTACAGAAAAAACAGAAAGATATGAAAGAAGTTTTCTCGTAAAAGATGTAGAAGAAGCATATAAATTAGTAGAGTCCAATGATTTTGTTTATAATCCAATGAATCTTAGATTTGGAGCTTTAGCAAGACATGGAAGGAACTATTCTGTTAAAGTTTCAAAATATTATGATATATTTTCATTAGATAAGACTATCAACTTACTTTTTATTGAGTTTTTCCTGAAAAGTCACAACTCAATTAAATACTATAATCAGATGGCAGAAGGTTCGCTTCTTGAAAAAAAACGCCTTCATTTTTCAAAGTTTTTGGAATTTATTTTTTTACTTCCTTCATTAAAAGAACAAGAAAAAATAGCCAATTTCCTAACCGCAATCGATCACAAAATTGAAACTCTCACCCGTCAAATCGAGCAAACCGAAAAATTCAAAAAAGGCTTACTCCAAAAAATGTTTGTTTAA
- a CDS encoding type I restriction endonuclease subunit R, with product MPQSEAELEQELIDRLTGLGYEFVTLRNTEDFKANLKAQLEKHNKAQLEKHNKTQFSDEEFKQILNYLDKGNVFDRAKRLRENMKLNCDDSTTFHINLLNTEHWCQNQYQVTNQISQQGKYENRYDVTLLINGLPLVQIELKRRGLGLKEAFNQINRYQRHSYDADNGLFQYVQIFVISNGVDTRYYANNRKQEYKQTFFWANQDNTLITQLEDFADSFLEKCHVSKMICKYIVQHESDKVLMVLRPYQYYAVEAIIKRVKDTDKNGYIWHTTGSGKTLTSFKAAQILTQLPKVHKVVFVVDRADLDYQTSKEFNHFSEGCVDTTDSTKELVNQMAGDSRLIVTTIQKLNRAIKSQRHEAAMESLKDKRIVFIFDECHRSQFGETHKNIVKFFTQAQMFGFTGTPIFADNAASNQHGKRTTKDLFHECLHKYVITNAIADENVLKFSVEYWGKIKPKDGTLITEPKLDREFFENPDRISLIVDWIIANHNRKTHGRKFSAMLCASSVDTLITYYDTFKNKQKQGLHDLRVITIFTPGYNEEDQDANGLIGEPDFNISADTSNRSHSRDKLNQFIADYNQMYQTQHSAKDSQAFYAYYKDIAKRMKDRDRENFQDQERADILLVVNMFLTGFDVKKLNTLYVDKNLKYHGLIQAYSRTNRILGELKSQGNIVSFRNLKENTDQAVALFSDTNASEEIFIEPYEYYTEKFNEGVQELRAIATIPNDVNKLISEEDQVKFVKAFRNLIRLQNVSKSFTEFSFSDLNLDEQTFEDYKSKYLDIYDRTRSKPDEERESLVEEVDFELELIQRDEINVSYILKLLANLQRDIKDDATQEDYQNQKASILELIGKEVQLRSKRDLLEKFIEERLPTLEPEEKVETVFQDFWTQERVEAIQQLCLEENLKIEAVNQMIADYKFSGKEPLRETVLSACNEKPKLLERKKIFARVVSKLLDIINKFDDALGELGEEE from the coding sequence ATGCCCCAATCCGAAGCCGAACTAGAACAAGAGCTGATCGATCGCCTAACTGGACTAGGTTACGAATTCGTCACCCTTCGCAATACTGAAGATTTCAAAGCCAACCTGAAAGCCCAATTGGAAAAACATAATAAAGCCCAACTAGAAAAGCATAATAAAACCCAGTTTAGTGACGAAGAATTTAAGCAAATCCTCAACTACCTCGACAAAGGCAACGTCTTTGATCGCGCCAAACGCCTGCGCGAAAACATGAAACTCAACTGCGACGACAGTACCACCTTTCACATTAATTTGCTCAACACTGAACACTGGTGTCAAAACCAATACCAAGTTACGAACCAGATCAGCCAGCAAGGCAAATACGAAAACCGCTATGACGTAACCCTGCTAATTAATGGTTTGCCCCTCGTCCAAATTGAACTAAAACGCCGAGGGTTGGGACTTAAAGAAGCCTTCAACCAAATCAACCGCTACCAGCGCCACTCCTACGATGCAGACAATGGGCTATTCCAGTACGTCCAAATATTCGTTATCTCAAACGGTGTCGATACCCGCTACTACGCCAACAACCGCAAACAAGAATATAAACAAACCTTCTTCTGGGCAAACCAAGACAACACCCTGATTACCCAACTCGAAGACTTTGCCGATAGCTTTTTGGAGAAATGCCACGTCTCCAAAATGATCTGTAAATACATTGTCCAGCACGAATCCGATAAAGTGCTGATGGTGCTACGCCCCTATCAATACTACGCAGTAGAAGCCATAATCAAGCGAGTGAAGGATACCGATAAAAACGGCTATATCTGGCATACCACTGGATCAGGCAAAACCCTCACCAGTTTCAAAGCTGCCCAAATCCTCACCCAACTCCCTAAAGTGCATAAAGTGGTGTTTGTGGTCGATCGCGCTGACCTCGACTACCAAACCAGCAAAGAATTTAATCATTTTAGCGAGGGATGCGTAGACACCACCGATAGCACCAAAGAACTCGTTAACCAAATGGCTGGAGATAGTCGCCTGATCGTCACCACGATTCAGAAACTCAACCGTGCGATAAAATCCCAACGACATGAAGCCGCAATGGAGAGCTTGAAAGATAAGCGCATTGTGTTCATTTTTGATGAATGCCACCGTTCTCAATTTGGCGAAACCCATAAAAATATCGTCAAATTCTTTACCCAAGCCCAGATGTTCGGCTTTACCGGGACTCCCATCTTTGCCGATAACGCTGCCAGTAATCAACACGGTAAACGCACCACCAAAGACCTATTCCACGAATGTCTGCATAAATATGTGATCACTAATGCGATCGCTGATGAAAACGTTCTTAAATTTTCCGTCGAGTATTGGGGCAAAATCAAACCCAAAGACGGCACGCTGATCACAGAGCCAAAATTAGACCGAGAATTCTTTGAAAATCCCGACCGAATTTCTCTAATTGTCGATTGGATTATTGCCAACCATAACCGTAAAACCCACGGTAGAAAATTCTCGGCCATGCTCTGCGCCAGCAGCGTAGACACCCTAATTACCTATTACGACACGTTCAAAAACAAACAAAAACAGGGATTACATGACCTACGAGTGATCACGATTTTTACCCCTGGCTATAACGAAGAAGACCAAGACGCAAACGGCTTAATTGGAGAACCTGATTTTAATATCAGCGCAGATACAAGCAACCGTAGCCATAGCCGCGACAAACTGAATCAATTTATCGCGGACTATAACCAGATGTACCAAACCCAACATTCCGCCAAAGATAGTCAGGCTTTCTATGCCTACTATAAAGACATCGCCAAGCGGATGAAAGACCGCGATCGAGAAAACTTTCAGGATCAGGAACGAGCCGATATTCTGTTAGTCGTCAATATGTTTCTCACGGGTTTTGATGTCAAAAAGCTCAATACGCTTTACGTTGACAAAAATCTGAAGTATCACGGATTAATTCAAGCATACTCCCGCACTAATCGCATTTTAGGCGAACTGAAATCCCAAGGGAATATCGTCTCTTTCCGTAACCTCAAAGAGAATACTGATCAAGCCGTTGCCCTCTTTTCCGACACCAACGCAAGCGAAGAAATTTTCATTGAACCCTACGAATACTACACTGAAAAATTCAATGAAGGTGTGCAAGAACTGAGAGCGATCGCCACTATCCCTAACGATGTCAATAAGCTTATTAGTGAAGAAGACCAAGTTAAGTTCGTTAAAGCCTTTCGTAATCTTATCCGTTTACAGAATGTAAGTAAATCATTTACTGAATTTAGTTTTTCCGACTTGAATCTGGATGAACAAACCTTTGAAGATTACAAAAGCAAATATCTGGATATCTATGATAGAACGCGATCCAAACCCGATGAAGAGAGAGAATCTTTGGTTGAGGAAGTCGATTTTGAACTGGAACTGATCCAGCGAGACGAAATTAACGTCTCCTATATTCTCAAGCTGCTGGCTAACCTCCAGCGAGACATCAAGGATGATGCTACCCAGGAAGATTACCAAAATCAGAAAGCGTCTATCCTTGAGCTAATCGGGAAAGAAGTCCAACTACGCAGCAAGCGGGATCTGCTTGAGAAATTTATCGAAGAGCGGCTACCCACCCTCGAACCCGAAGAAAAAGTCGAAACCGTCTTTCAAGACTTCTGGACTCAAGAACGTGTTGAAGCGATTCAGCAACTCTGCCTAGAGGAGAACCTCAAGATTGAAGCCGTTAATCAAATGATTGCTGACTACAAATTCTCTGGGAAAGAACCATTAAGGGAAACCGTGTTGAGTGCTTGCAACGAAAAACCGAAATTATTAGAGCGTAAAAAAATCTTTGCGCGAGTCGTATCAAAATTACTCGACATCATCAACAAATTTGATGACGCTCTTGGTGAGCTTGGGGAGGAAGAATAA
- the cas8a1 gene encoding type I-MYXAN CRISPR-associated Cas8a1/Cmx1 — protein MIVSTQPKISLSLDAADTTIMHRVGMTGLYMTLKRLEKQYPSSHQRGAYISWFLTADTIELFWEGSDFIALYWLINESFKLDDTGLIHLAGLDNDAIDLSQKIYIHEGMCAVFLRLNKFYKAGEIINTELTFEEKQIEYQYKSLTWYAHQTFAEKLCEADTQQLRHDYIQITSWLYLGGIVRHARTQNTTKLEEKPEYALALLFVPVVCHYCLLHIPSEDLKERKPHRYLVVIPEIKDFEDASQRRWGLQQLETKQFHVSSLGEAGLLYYSLDDIQPEVGYYQACQVWLYEKTNKASRQPTLMSIEEIKIDKNILITYQQVQKYFKTNYQIIKYKQIFIKVNPIRSLIADNLVKGIHWWSNLWEKLVIEDSKEYLFNQLFSNREGLIIMAENSEEDKQYLIFIKVFQQAMKGNFAKIYAKTEEGKDPPIKKKVERLRAELNYCYDELSFKEYLSDFLVRGGLNKYFNEHQEEIALLIKKSPWQEIRIWSLLAIASYKPKDKPTNRDDNSLSNNQKLEEVNYESEEG, from the coding sequence ATGATAGTCTCTACCCAACCCAAAATTTCCCTATCTCTCGATGCTGCGGATACGACAATAATGCACCGCGTCGGAATGACGGGACTCTACATGACTTTAAAGCGATTAGAAAAGCAATATCCCTCATCTCATCAACGGGGAGCATATATATCATGGTTTTTGACTGCTGATACTATTGAATTATTCTGGGAAGGAAGTGATTTTATCGCCCTATATTGGTTAATTAATGAGTCTTTTAAATTAGATGATACAGGTTTAATTCATTTAGCAGGATTAGACAATGATGCAATAGATTTAAGCCAGAAAATTTATATTCATGAGGGGATGTGTGCTGTTTTTCTGCGGCTTAATAAGTTTTATAAAGCGGGAGAGATAATTAACACTGAACTAACGTTTGAAGAAAAACAAATCGAGTATCAATATAAATCCCTAACTTGGTACGCACATCAAACCTTTGCAGAGAAGTTATGCGAGGCAGATACCCAACAACTCAGACATGATTACATTCAAATAACCAGTTGGCTGTATTTAGGGGGAATTGTTCGCCATGCTCGGACGCAGAATACTACAAAACTAGAAGAGAAACCTGAATACGCTTTAGCATTATTATTTGTACCAGTAGTTTGTCATTATTGCTTACTTCATATACCATCAGAAGACTTAAAAGAAAGGAAACCCCATCGCTACTTGGTGGTGATTCCAGAAATAAAGGATTTTGAAGACGCTTCTCAAAGGAGATGGGGATTACAGCAATTAGAAACTAAACAGTTTCATGTTAGTAGCCTTGGGGAAGCAGGATTACTTTATTACAGCTTAGACGATATTCAGCCGGAAGTGGGCTACTATCAAGCTTGTCAAGTTTGGTTATATGAAAAAACAAATAAAGCTTCTCGTCAACCGACATTGATGAGTATAGAAGAAATTAAAATTGATAAGAATATTTTAATCACTTATCAACAGGTGCAAAAATACTTTAAAACTAATTATCAGATAATTAAATATAAGCAAATTTTTATTAAGGTCAATCCGATTCGCTCCCTGATTGCTGATAATTTAGTGAAAGGAATCCATTGGTGGTCTAATTTATGGGAAAAATTGGTGATAGAGGATTCAAAAGAATATTTATTTAACCAGTTATTTTCTAATCGAGAAGGACTCATCATCATGGCAGAGAATAGTGAAGAAGACAAGCAGTATCTTATTTTTATTAAGGTATTTCAGCAAGCTATGAAGGGCAACTTTGCTAAAATTTATGCCAAAACAGAGGAAGGGAAAGATCCTCCAATTAAGAAGAAAGTTGAACGATTAAGGGCAGAGCTAAACTATTGTTATGATGAATTGTCGTTCAAGGAATATTTGTCTGACTTTTTAGTAAGAGGGGGATTAAATAAGTATTTTAATGAGCATCAGGAAGAGATTGCACTACTAATTAAAAAATCACCTTGGCAAGAAATAAGAATTTGGTCATTGTTAGCGATCGCTAGTTATAAGCCCAAAGATAAGCCCACCAATAGAGATGATAATTCATTGTCAAATAATCAAAAACTAGAAGAAGTGAATTATGAGTCAGAAGAAGGATGA